TCCACTCCATCACGTCCGTTCACAGAAGAATACAAATATTAATCGTGCTCTTGGGTTGTTTGTGGAGCCGCTCTGCTCCCTCCTGTTCCACTGGATTTCACCTCCTCCAGTGTTGGTGTGGAAGCACCATCAGCAGGACAGGGTGACTTAGAGACCCCCAAAATACTTGGAGATACCCCAGGATGCTCTGCAGACCCCTGAAGTATACTCTGAGCTGCCTGTAAGTGTCTCTGCTGCATCTGGTGAACTgggagaacaaaataaaatgttgagttcagtgtttattaagtgtttatttattattatcatcaaacattactttttcttttgatAGTTATGTCTTAATTGTCTAAATTTTTAACAAAATCTCTCAAACCCTTTTGTTGGACGGTGATTTTCTGAATCTCTGGGATGAGGAAACTGTACACCAACTCTGACACAATCTCCTCTGACTGAACGGCGTTCCGGCTgctcaaacacataaaaaatactgGGTTTATTTTCCTAAGGTTTGAATTTCTAAACGCTTCAGACATGATGAGCATGTCCATTACCTTTCCTCCATCGCATAAGCGATGTTGTTAACTTCTTTTGCCTTTCTGCGGATCTCCTCTCTGGCCTGCTGGTCAGCTGTCTGCTCCAAGGACTCTAGGATGACATCCTCTAAATACAAATCCACAGTTTCTTGATGTATCTGCATCACCTGTGAGATAAGGTTAAGGGCACTTAAATAtgtaaagaatgaaaacacatgCATCACACATTTTAGTTTTCTACTTTGCACACTCGTGACTAGAAatgcaaacaaatacacacttgTCTGAAGATTTCATCGTCTTCTCTGCGCTTGCGGTCCTCCACCTGTCTCCTCCCACTCTCCTCAGCCTCTCGTAGACGACGGTCTCTCTCAGCCAATAGTGTAAAAGCATGGATCCTCTGCTCTTCCTGGAGACGAATCAGCTCCTTGGACAAGGTGTCAAAAAGGTTTTCCAGCTCTTCAGCAACCAGTTCGGCCCAAGACGCCTCTTGTAGAGAGGTCTGGGTGGGAAGAGAAAAGAAGTGCTGAGAATATTCGGAGTTTGTAAATGTtgtatatgaatgtgtgtgtgtatctaacCTCGTGTCTTAATTTGTCTCTATCTTGTTTCAGGTTCATGACGAGCTCTTTTTCAGCTTTCTTAAGGACTTGCTCCTCTCTCTGGAGGGCGTGGTCACTCCTCAGTTCTTGAATGAGATCCAGGTGGTTCTCCTTGCCCATTAACATCTGTGAGAGATATTAAAGCACATGCAAGCATTTCTGGaggtagaaataaaataatcagacattcaggtaaacacacactcaaacgtTCTCTTATCCAGAACAAACTcatcctctctcacacacatacatagacaTGCTCACACCTCGTATTGGACACGTCTTCCTCTCAGTAGTTTTTGCAAGTAGATGACCGCAAGCTCTTTCTCCTCATCCCCctggtgatggatggatacagAGTGTAACAAACAACACATCAGCTCCATGAAGGATGAACCAGTTCAATGTCTATTAGAGTGACCGACATCAGCTGACCTCTGGCGGCTCTTCCACTCTGGGAGAAGCAGGACGAGTTACAGGCTTCTCTTTCCGGACAAGACAATGGATTGGCTTCTCTGTCATTTCTTCATTGACCTGTGTAGCCAAAATTAGTGAACAATGTAGACCTGGaacataaatgtaaacagatgattgtgttctgtttttacctTGTACGTCTTCATCACTTTTGCTGTCATGCTGGCAGGGGGCCTGTTCACGTCTTTGCTGACTTTGGGTTGAGGTTTTTTAACTCGTGGCTCAAGGATAGAGGCAGAGAGTCCTGTTTCTAGTTTTAGTAAGCCTATGATTGACCAAAGTTCAAAGTTACCGCAAGAAGAGACACTCAATCTCTAAATTCAATTTGCCACACATGGTACCAATTCAGACCTTCATATGTGTCCAGATAGTGGCTTTTAAAGTCACTGTTTTGGGTTTTCCTTTTGGTCAATGTGTCCCTGTTGGACCAAGGGACGTGTGTCTTGTGTTTGACTGTTCCTAGTCGCTCTATTTTCCCTTCTAGAGTTCTCTTCTTAGCTTCCAGTTTTCTCAGTGCTACAGAAACcaaaagaagaaacagagggAATAAAACAAACCCTAAAATAATCACAATGTGAATATTTGTTAGAGCAGAGGCAGTAGAAGTCTTACATCTGTTGTAGTCATTGTGAATCTTTTGATGCTTCCTCTGCTCATCTTGTAAGCGCTGATAATGTATCTGGTAAAGTCTCTTGGCTGTTACTTCTTTCTGGGCCTCATCTCTCCGATTCAAAAGATCCTTCAGCACAGCAAGACGAGCTTCTTGTAACCTGGAAATGACCCACAGAAACAGGGCAAGTTTTTACATTATAAACACAGCAGGAACACCAGCATCACCGAAACTGGATGTGACTTACTGACGTGATTTTGCTCAATCATACATTAGCCCCAGAATGGTGAGTTGGGAGAAGCCTTTTGAATAAATTAGATGAAGTACTGTAGTTTGTACACTTGGGGGCAGTAGAAACGAGCTATGACCACTACACCACCTGGGGCAAAGTAAATGACCCCAAACAAGGCCCGATGACGGTTTAACAGGTAGTGGATGTCTTTTTTCTAAAACATACAACAATGACATTAAACAATAGCATTCCTAGTGCAGCACCACCCACTTCTGGATCTCTCCGTCCCTGAAGGCCCACTCTGTGGCCTCCATCTCTTCCATCATAAGCCTCCTTTCGTCCAGCTGCCTGAGGTCATTTAATGGAGGAAGGCTGGCTTCCCAAGCTCGTTTGGCACGTGTCCGCTGGATCATTTCTACTTCTGCCAGGCCTACAGGTAGACCATGACCTAAATCAAACAGAGGGTGAATGTAAAATGCAGAGGTGACAAGAGTGATCAGTAAACTGATTGACTGTACAATGGTACAGTCAGATTATTCACCTGACAGTTAAGTTTTAACACGAGAACTATAAATATCTAATGTCATCTATGGGACTGATGCAAAAAACACAAGCTTGTCCCCCAtccttttttcttgtcttgtttttttaaaatctttttatcTCACACTAATTCTTAGTACAAGGAACACTCTCCTGTATTTGTAATAGACCAGGTTTCCATTAGACCAGTGATcagatacattttttaaacaagGCAGTCGCAGATTTCAACATCACGCAACATCCCTGAATTGAAAACTTTACCCGGACCTACTtgcgtaggtcaaagatcaaagctagtgttctgacctaccttcataaatcaaagctgtagctttgatctttggtcttactcacactagccTTCTCGCTCGTCTTTCTGTTATTCGGtatctgagtgtacaaaagttgaaatttgaccttgacttagttttctcaaggtcaagatcatcatctcattttcatcccctttgctgcccgggtaatgtgcttcttgtttcatttttctatctctAACGGttgtgaaggtatttggtggtcaaacgaacaaacgaacgaatgaaagaacggacggacggatgaacacatacaatcgcaatacatcactgctttgaagcaggatgtaaaaacacTGACATATCTTCAAAGAAACCTGCTGTTTAGCAGTCCCattgaataatatttttcttatgttaGTGGTTATTTCCATAAAATATGTCTAAATCACACATTCAAATTTCTCCTGGAATTGTCTACttagacatacagtattataaATGATAACGTTCTGAACAGTTGGTCACGCACCCCAAGTCAAAGCTGCCAGCTGAAGGAGTTCTGATGGGGTTGTCCCAGGCCGTAACACGTACTCAGGGCTGTAtgggtctgtctgtgtctcacTTTCCCTATAGTCTGTCTGGACGCCCACAGTCAAGTGGGTCGCCTGTTTTTCTGAAGTGTCTTTAAGGGTGGATAAATAATCTCTGAGGAGACAAAATAAAGGAAGCGCATACTTTACTTTctgacaaataaagaaacatgGAGAGTCTGTGGAAACTACCTTGGCAAAGCAAAAACCACATCATGAGGCAGCTGCTGAGAACAGGATATCAGAGGTCTAAAGGAAAAAGACACATGATCAGATCAGATGTCACTCATGTAGACAGTGGATTATCATATTATTTTAACTGTCGTAGTATCAGGTAAAGTTGACATGGTTTCAAAAATATCGAAAACTTTAGAGTTCATGTTAACTAATCAAACCGATTAAAGTATTTCCATCGATCAGCTCCAGTCACATGGCACTCCTCTCTTTTCAACCATGACTGACTGGTCGGATTAATGCTGTCAAGAAGATAATGAAGAATGACCGTTACCATGGGAAACATATTTCAAAGGATGCAGTTATAATAAAGATCAGAGCTCATATAGAGTCCAAAAACTGACTCAGTAACTGCTGTCATTCATTTCAGTGGTACTGATCCATGTTACCCTGCCAGCTGCTTCAGTGTCTCTGTGGGACCCCTGGGGCCTCGCCAGCGGCGGTCCACAGAGGCTGGTACTGGGTCCCTAGAGTCCAAATGAAGGGTGTACGGCGGATGATGGGCCAGGTTACTGAACATAGACCCAAAGACAGGCATCTTCCTCTGGTGGGTGGTAGACAGGAATGTCCTCATATTGCAGATGATGTTCTCAGTTTTGCCAATAtagtttattatatatatatatatatatatatatatatatatatatatatatatatatatatatatatatatatatatatatacacacacacacacacacacacacacacgcatacacacacacacacacatacatacatacacattcatatacatatatatatatatatacatatacatatatattcatatatatgaataaaatcTACGATATTATAGtagataatattttttaaatatagcagATAATACTATATAGTAGATGATAATATAGGCCAGTTATTATAGTTTAGATATAAACACAGGTCAAAGTGAAATTATAACTTGCTTCTTATTCGCGATGAgttttcagttaaaaaaattttttgaagttatgtcaaaaaaatattatatagcAGCTCATGACCTCTACAAACTTTAGCAACACAATCAGTGATTTATGTCAGGACACATAGTCAAAACTTACAACTCGGCCCTCAGAGGCGGTGGCTCGCAGCCTGGAGCGGACATGGTCCCCCGCGGAGGACACCGTGAACACCGGATCTGTGACGACCCACAGCCGCTGGGGTCAGCTAGCGGCTAGCCTGGAGAGTTAGCATCGTCAGGCGGACTTACAGAGGTTTACTTACCGTATAAGTAGTCATAAAGCCGCTGCCGGCGAACTGCTCTATTAACATCTTTTTTAGAAGTGATCACAGTGAGAGATAAGCTCATGTTactgaatttaattaaaatgaattcaatCAAAATTAGACAGGTGTTCCTTCTCAGATGGAGACGCGTCCTCTGGCGCCGTTGTAACCATGGAGACGATAAACAAAAAGTCTGAAAGAGGTGAAGCGCTCTTAGAAAGGGAACCAAAGAAACGAAAACATACAAAGGTCCttcaaaaaaacacccagacaAACTGtacaaattgaattttttaaaatgccttaTTTTATACGCCGTTGCGAGATTCAGAGGACTTAATCGGGATCTGGGATCGATTATGTATGTATGCGTTTGAACTagtaactagagtgtgctttcttaatttcccttcggagatcaaaccagtatataaaattaaaataaataaataaataaataagtaaaaatttaaaataacagtACTGTTCGGCCACACAGATAAACtttgtattgtttattttttataacaCTCTTGTTATaagaatgttttaataaaccATTAGTGACATAAAATCAAATACAAATGTGGATCAACATTTCTTTTCTCGCTTTTACTCATTTTTTGGAGACATGTTCAATGACTCATTCATTTATGCATTccttctttatttcttctttatttaaaGCTAATTTTGaggtaaacaggaagtcagcattaTCGAAGGGAAACagtgtgcatgcacacacacacacacacacacacacacacacacacacacacacacacacacacacacacacacacacacacacacacacacacacacacacacacacagtggcagACTATTTTTGTGAGCCCAATGTTTAAGCTTTTTTGAGGAACACAGCTGAGAAATATTACTTCATAACTTGAGGCTTTTGCAATTATGTGGAAAAGTTAGTTCCTTTGTGTTAAAAGAGCCAACTCACAGTCAGCTGAACTGCTGCCAGCATGATAGAAGCCTAATATTAGACATCCGAGAAAGCAGAACATAGATGGCCAGTTTGACTTAGTTTAATACAGTTATTAAATAACCATATAAAAACTGTACTAAGTTGGCAGTTTCTTATATTTCTTTTCAAAAGTCCTATAGCTGCAGTTTTTTTGACATGTGCATGAGGCAGTGAAAAGGAAATGCAGAGTTTCCGTTCTTGATCATCTTTAAATGATGTTATTTTGGACCGTTAATAACCAGATGTCTGATTGCTCATTACTGAAGAGCCACAAACTCCAGATAGCGCTGGCAGACGCTGACCACATCGATGAGATAATCAACTAATGTGTTGCTTTTGACATGAAAACTGGTACTCGAGTCAGTTATGAAGCCTGCACCCACACTAACATATTCTAATGTGGATGTAGGCAACTCTGCGTTATGCAACCTTTAAACAGTAAGATGTGCTTACAGCAGCATCCACAAGATGACAACCAACTGATTGTGTCAAAGTCAGCATGAAAGATCTCTTTTGAAGTTTGTGATCAGCGGGGAATTTATTACTTAAAAACCCAAAACTAGTTCAGTGTAATACAACATtacatcaaaatcaaaatgttatCATTTTGAGAAAATGTACTGATCTAACTGTACGAAAAGTTTAATGTCTATATGTGCTGCTGTTTATTACGAATTATTTATAACATCTTGTGCACACTGGGGGGGCACAGTGGGTAACGCCACAATTAGTGCAGGCCTCAAGACTGAATGACATCCATCTATTATCTAGGAATATACATCCTTCCCAATCATGGGTTGCTGAAGACCATCCCAGCTGATACGCTGCTTGGCTGAGAAGTAGGATAACTCTGGACAGGTCAGCTTCTCATCGCAGAGACATGGAGAGAGACACAACCAGTTACACCTCCAAACAAATCAGGGTACATATAGGGTACATAAACTGCACGATTGTGGACTGTAGAAGGAAGCAGACACACCAGGGAAACTCACAGAAAAGCGTCTGGATCCAAATTCGTACGATACTATGCTTTGAATGATTGCAACCCTATTCAGTTCATGTTAAATCAATATTATTACGAAGCAGCAGACAAGCTGTAAGTGGCACACAGATACGCATCAATGTGTATCTGTGTGCCACTGTGAAAAAGGCAAAAATAGAGGATGCCCTGGAAGTCAGAGCAGAGGGTGGAGAAGGTAAAATCTACAAAATACAGAGTTGATAATGATAAAACCATCTCAGTACCAGCTGTGGATATACTGGAACAGTAAATTCATGAAACAACTGTCTGATTAATACTCTCCAATGTAcatgaaaaactaaaaacttGATatgtattcataaataaatgaataatgaagTAAGAAGAGGGACAAATAGTGTTTACATTCCAGACATTTTAATGCCTCATTTTTATGAACCTATGCTTTGGAAATTGTGTTTGTAAtcttatcatttttaatgttttgtaaagtactatacaaataaaaatgatgacaatGACCAAGGTCGGCacagtggagcagtgggtagTACTCCTGCCTCACACGAGgtctgaacagaaacaaactgcTGCTGTCGAACTCAGGGAATTCATGCAGACTGACTTTAAGGAGGATGATCATGTGACTGGCACAAAAGGAAACTGATGTCTTGACACAACCAGACGTCATTCTGTGTAGGAGGCGTTTTTACAGTGTAAAGCAGCTGGAGAAGGGGAAGAACGAGAACATCTTTATCATGAAGAGTGTTATGGAGTTTCAGTTTGTCTTGATGAGGCAGAGAGCCTGCTGTACCCCGGTCTTGTGAGTCAGAGTTCAGAGCTGTGAGATACCTTAGCTGTATTATATACCATTATATCATGATACTCAGGGAAAAACGACCTAGATGAGTTTGAGTCTGTGGATTTAGATACAGGTTCAACTTGATGTTTTTCTTACTGGTGTGAGAAGCACTCTGGCTACCAGTTCACAGAGAAAACCTGAAGGCAACTGGAGATGAAGGAAATGCTGTGGATTTATGCTGCCTTCATCACCTCATTGTCTGGAGTATGGAGCCAAGGGCAGGGCTCATACAATAAGGGTATGTTCTAGAAATAATTATCGTGATATTATTGTTACAGCTTTTAGATGCAAGTTTTGACAGGAAAATTCAAACAGGTGGTCTCTGTAGGACATACAGGTAGTTACAGATATAGTGTATTTGCTActgctgcagtaaaaaaaaaacaaaaacgtgggAGTGTCATTTTGGGTACATTACACTATTTGTAAATACATTATGGATTATActgctgtaaataaaatatattataattcAAAAGTCCCTGAGCAATTATAATTCAGGTCATTAATGTGTAATCTGGGACCCTAGGTTGAGCCATCGTCTCTAAAGGTAACTGGTCCTTTTGTGATTGCTGTGATTTGACTCATTGTACACAGTCAGTGGAAACATATGTGGGGGTGGGGTAAAGCAGACACTGGCAAAAAGTAGGAAAATGTTCCACAGAACAAGTCTGGGTAAATATTGAGCATCGTTTTATGAATGAACAAGCAGCAGACTGCCACTTGTTTCTCAAGTGGAAATCATGATTCTCGGTGGGGTGTCACCACGGTGTATGTTTCTCTCTGTTGTGGGTTAAAGTTGTAGGTGTTGTTTTCTCATTCCATCTCATACATGGtgttttgtttcctctggtATGAAGAAAATGAGGGTCACAGCCTCACGACAATCAGGAGTAAACGTCAGACATTAAATGAACCATCAATGAAAAGTACAGGAGTTCCTGTCTATGGTCTGAGAAGTCAATACAGATTCTACAAATCCtacatggttgttttttttaagaattcctctgttcgtgattttttttaaaaaaggtttttttttcattttgcaaaaGATTGAGAAACATCTTGTGTTCCCTAAATTAGCTTGGCTGCGGTTCTTGTCAGTTTGGTTCATGACACACATGAACTAACTAAATAACAGCTTTCGTTTGTTGAGAGTTCTGCTCTTCTGTTAGAATGAATCACAAACTCTAACATTCTGCTGGGAAACAGTCTCTTTTACTAAGCTTTTCCTCACACCCACTTCCACCTCTCTCAGGGACTATTCAAATTCCATTTTCCCCCTCCTCATATTTACGGTAAACTCATTTCAccccttttctttctgtctacTTTTGTATGACGTATAACATATCAGACATGGAAAAGATAAAGGAAGTTACTTATTTATCGTAATTTAACACAattttttgaatgaaatggaaagaaattgGAATAAATATTGCATATTGTTTCCAGAGactgaaaaatataattatCAGAAATACAATTACTAAGCGTTAAGGGAATACCATATGTCTGTGCCCTTTTtgagatgtactgtatgtggttACGCACTGTTGTCCTCCCTACTATTTTATATTGAAAGATAATAGCTGATGGGGTTTCAGTTTATTTAGAATAATATAGAATGACAATTAAATTATGGACATACTGTGGTTAATATAACATAACTGTAATAATGGtactgtactgtagttttaaaaaatattttatcctgTTCCTCCTTTTCATGCTGAAATTTATCTGTTTTAAATgtgaagcaaagtcttttcaaagcttctttattcaAGAAGACAGTACTTCTTTATTCAAGAAGCTTTGAAAAGACTGCttcaaatgctttttattttttatgttaatttattttattttgttatactGTATTGCTTCATCTGTGCAAATGTAGTTTCTACCTTTGAATGTATTGTATTGAATTTTATATGTACTGTTTATGTTTGCTGGCTCTTCCATGAGCTGGCAtgtcatctggggtgtaccctaccTCTCGGTCGTAGGCACCAGCAAAATCTGTGACCCGCAGCTGAAAATGATGCAATTACggttgtctcgtcttcaagaaaatgaatgatttgaCTTGAAAGATTATTTTTGCACCAGCGCACTAAAGTAGTGTAATATTGTACTCGTGTTTGAtccaacatcactacaaaaatgttttctttaaaacataTGCTCCTTTTCCCTCCTTTTATCTGATGTTAGACCATGAACTTTGTGTATTTTCCCATCTGTGTCCTgaaaaatttttctttcttttttttccagctgtcaTACATTCAGCTTTTAACTTGGGCAGCGATGTCAACTTGACGTGCAGCCATAAGACCTGGGAAGAGACATTTTATGTTATCTGGAAGTTAAACTTGACAAACAAGTACTGTAATATCGCCTTTAATGATGATGGACGTCATCAAAACTCCTGCAATGACGGCAAGTCACTTCGGAACACATCCAGTGCCCAGTCTTACCTGCACATCTCGAACTTCTCATTCAATGATGTGGGCACCTATGACTGTGACTCAGCTTACAAAGGAGGAAACGAACGTTATAGGTTCAACATTTCTATCTCAGGTAGGACTTTTATAATTGGCTACTTTAAGAAATA
This window of the Antennarius striatus isolate MH-2024 chromosome 12, ASM4005453v1, whole genome shotgun sequence genome carries:
- the cfap91 gene encoding cilia- and flagella-associated protein 91, with the protein product MPVFGSMFSNLAHHPPYTLHLDSRDPVPASVDRRWRGPRGPTETLKQLAGINPTSQSWLKREECHVTGADRWKYFNRPLISCSQQLPHDVVFALPRDYLSTLKDTSEKQATHLTVGVQTDYRESETQTDPYSPEYVLRPGTTPSELLQLAALTWGHGLPVGLAEVEMIQRTRAKRAWEASLPPLNDLRQLDERRLMMEEMEATEWAFRDGEIQKLQEARLAVLKDLLNRRDEAQKEVTAKRLYQIHYQRLQDEQRKHQKIHNDYNRSLRKLEAKKRTLEGKIERLGTVKHKTHVPWSNRDTLTKRKTQNSDFKSHYLDTYEGLLKLETGLSASILEPRVKKPQPKVSKDVNRPPASMTAKVMKTYKVNEEMTEKPIHCLVRKEKPVTRPASPRVEEPPEGDEEKELAVIYLQKLLRGRRVQYEMLMGKENHLDLIQELRSDHALQREEQVLKKAEKELVMNLKQDRDKLRHETSLQEASWAELVAEELENLFDTLSKELIRLQEEQRIHAFTLLAERDRRLREAEESGRRQVEDRKRREDDEIFRQVMQIHQETVDLYLEDVILESLEQTADQQAREEIRRKAKEVNNIAYAMEESRNAVQSEEIVSELVYSFLIPEIQKITVQQKVHQMQQRHLQAAQSILQGSAEHPGVSPSILGVSKSPCPADGASTPTLEEVKSSGTGGSRAAPQTTQEHD